One segment of Anopheles stephensi strain Indian chromosome 3, UCI_ANSTEP_V1.0, whole genome shotgun sequence DNA contains the following:
- the LOC118511638 gene encoding pneumococcal serine-rich repeat protein isoform X1, giving the protein MANPTNIIREMVSGRRNRYTQDDFNLDLTYIKANIIAMGYPAENMEAIYRNNREDVLKLLTEKHEGKYKVYNLCSERTYDTKLFPYHAEYPFKDHNPPDIELIDKFCKDVYNFLNADRSHVVAIHCKAGKGRTGTMICCYMLYDNTFQTANEALTYYAEKRTKDKKGVTIPSQRRYVEYYEQLLRNNLTYRKVSLYVLELRIFPADLPLKVGSIQQKDSKEPLSLVKFHRMEDYISVELDCCMPLAGDVKVEFRGNKLDKGWHFWFNTFFVELAGTYDSQGRLVLALDKKEIDDAHKGNAKKCPEQVQVFLHPRGKSSDNLDARPPTQSLIEGNQKNASQNNHHVLHYQQQPVPQDQQQLQQRHYIALRDPPNRSQSMVPSSNYNDPLPLHHRSVNNNRASLGNNQQNSSIYCNIGINIPDVERQTQQQQQLQLQQQQQLQQQQQQQQRQLNHSGGSSEGTDEDWESGECHTVVSETMCKSRPTTTATTSATTANTTTATITSITTATSIPSTTKPILTTSNQTSSSSSSSCPVAQCPPIIPPVRATMVVAMAATTVTAPPSPSSKTFASLPSSSSSSTSSSVRRCCISDNENYLLTRSSCGLIGKSSKSSYDPLARGELEPPGSSDSSVCATTNQTLNQICRIHPMQSLSANDENPPTRSGTVTTDGSSSLAVMLYDASSLQYGNYANRLLRESHTLLAGGAAAFPQQEKRVESHGNLRPGMIGTVDRSATGDDPSEMVRVASVVDRAERGASEGGGSGSKSKPSSSSPFRRFSMAMRRKKKRSLKLKHAASGSSNGGIIGGNATLYGSCASNLSGISVGNGSVKGITAANDGSGVGGSSKRTKLKFHWLRNMRSNPNLKETLANSVQLRSTTTIGAGAGSSSLAEAAKATTTTTTTSNVPIPKSPPVSSKMPIPDVAKSSGGGGDGSSAKLAAGDVVGGLKEIACTDYYSFLCDNQLSYESPSKSPGNMMRLELALARRPSTIEEQQPPTPPPPPSPNLPAPASPAAITVRSDTGCSVVKPSAANVRIGFDVSPVPASPVDSIAQGSSSIESSFEMIEQGDAALMEPSQNISSTERAVGGLALVPSTAAGNSFCNKLLQHIVTSVSGARKGAVDSTAANESKKQNIGEGSLESLTADVAIRRASSSSCSSLTIVQQAAAGGSPVLARSNRCAPFSFREIRSELCAAMKIPNPKPPRTQTASSSSSSNIAGGGVAASAGRSIERTLSAPVAVQTLESSAGSIENAGFASFAADTITSTSTNASTANGSFLPTLNRSQSDRQLGDDHRSAAGHRRSGH; this is encoded by the exons TACCACGCCGAATATCCGTTCAAAGATCACAACCCGCCGGACATTGAGCTCATCGACAAGTTCTGCAAAGATGTGTACAATTTCTTGAATGCTGATAGATCTCACGTCGTGGCAATCCATTGCAAGGCTGGCAAAGGTCGTACGG GAACGATGATCTGCTGCTACATGCTATACGACAATACCTTCCAGACTGCCAACGAGGCACTGACGTACTACGCCGAGAAGCGCACAAAGGACAAAAAAGGAGTCACCATTCCTTCGCAACGCCGATACGTGGAGTATTACGAACAGTTGTTGCGTAACAACCTAACCTACCGGAAAGTTTCACTATAT GTTCTCGAGCTGCGCATCTTTCCCGCCGACCTACCGCTGAAGGTTGGATCCATACAGCAGAAGGATTCGAAGGAACCGCTGTCACTGGTGAAGTTCCACCGCATGGAGGATTACATATCGGTGGAGCTTGACTGCTGTATGCCGTTGGCCGGTGATGTGAAGGTTGAGTTTCGCGGCAACAAGCTGGACAAAGGATGGCATTTTTGGTTCAACACGTTTTTCGTCGAGCTCGCTGGTACCT ATGATTCGCAGGGTCGATTGGTGCTGGCTTTGGACAAAAAAGAGATTGACGATGCCCATAAAGGTAACGCGAAAAAGTGCCCGGAACAG GTGCAAGTCTTTCTGCATCCACGCGGCAAGAGTTCCGATAATTTAGACGCTAGGCCACCGACGCAGTCGCTAATCGAGGGCAATCAGAAGAATGCTTCGCAAAACAACCATCACGTGCTACATTACCAACAGCAGCCGGTTCCGcaggaccagcagcagctgcagcaaagGCATTACATTGCGTTGCGGGATCCACCAAACCGTAGTCAATCGATGGTACCTAGCTCCAACTACAATGATCCCTTGCCGTTGCATCATCGGTCCGTAAACAACAATCGCGCTTCGCTGGGCAATAATCAGCAGAATAGCAGCATTTATTGTAACATCGGGATAAACATTCCGGATGTCGAAAGGcagacacagcagcagcagcagctccagcttcagcagcagcaacagctccagcaacagcagcagcagcaacagcgtcAGCTGAACCATTCCGGAGGCTCTTCGGAGGGTACGGATGAAGATTGGGAATCCGGTGAGTGTCATACAGTAGTGTCGGAAACCATGTGCAAATCAAGACCAACTACAACAGCTACTACATCAGCAACAACCGCGAATACAACAACAGCTACGATTACCTCGATCACTACAGCCACATCAATCCCCAGTACAACCAAACCCATTCTTACCACATCCAACCAaaccagtagtagtagtagtagtagttgccCCGTTGCGCAATGTCCCCCAATAATACCGCCGGTGCGAGCAACGATGGTAGTAGCGATGGCCGCGACAACAGTAACGGCACCACCATCCCCCAGCAGCAaaacctttgcctcccttccctcctcctcctcctcctccacctcctcctccgttCGTCGTTGTTGCATCAGCGACAACGAAAACTACCTTCTCACTCGTAGCAGTTGTGGCCTCATCGGTAAAAGTAGTAAAAGTAGTTATGATCCGCTCGCTCGCGGTGAGCTCGAGCCTCCCGGTAGTAGCGATAGTAGTGTCTGCGCCACCACCAATCAAACTCTTAACCAAATCTGCCGCATCCATCCGATGCAAAGCCTTTCGGCAAACGACGAAAATCCGCCAACCCGATCTGGTACCGTTACTACCGATGGCTCCTCATCGTTAGCGGTGATGTTGTACGATGCTAGTTCGCTACAATACGGTAACTACGCGAATCGTTTGTTGCGAGAATCTCACACATTGCTGgccggtggtgctgctgcttttccGCAGCAGGAAAAGAGGGTAGAATCGCACGGAAACCTGAGACCGGGAATGATTGGTACGGTGGATCGATCCGCCACCGGAGACGATCCCAGTGAAATGGTACGCGTTGCATCGGTAGTGGATCGCGCAGAACGCGGTGCTAGTGAAGGTGGTGGTAGCGGCTCCAAAAGCAAACCCTCGTCCTCATCCCCGTTCCGGCGGTTCAGTATGGCTATGAGGCGTAAGAAGAAACGGTCGCTGAAGCTGAAGCACGCCGCCAGCGGGAGCAGCAATGGCGGTATCATCGGTGGTAACGCCACACTGTACGGGTCCTGTGCCAGCAATCTGTCCGGCATTTCGGTGGGTAACGGTTCGGTAAAGGGTATCACGGCTGCCAACGATGGTAGCGGTGTAGGAGGTAGCAGCAAAAGGACGAAGCTAAAATTTCATTGGCTGCGTAACATGCGTAGCAACCCCAACCTGAAGGAGACACTTGCCAACAGCGTTCAGCTTCGCTCGACGACCACGATCGGAGCGGGCGCTGGTAGTTCTAGCCTTGCGGAAGCGGCAAAAGCCacgactaccaccaccacaacatcAAACGTGCCCATTCCGAAAAGCCCACCGGTATCGTCCAAGATGCCCATACCGGACGTAGCAAAgagtagtggtggtggcggcgacGGCAGCAGCGCAAAGCTAGCAGCCGGTGACGTTGTTGGAGGCTTGAAAGAGATCGCTTGCACCGACTACTACTCATTTCTCTGTGATAATCAGCTGAGCTATGAATCGCCAAGCAAAAGTCCGGGAAATATGATGCGGCTGGAGTTGGCACTTGCGCGTCGCCCATCCACGATCGAGGAGCAGCAGCCACcgacaccaccgccaccaccgtcccCTAACCTGCCAGCACCGGCGTCGCCGGCAGCGATCACCGTACGATCGGACACGGGCTGCAGCGTCGTGAAACCTAGCGCAGCAAACGTACGAATCGGGTTCGACGTAAGCCCTGTGCCGGCTTCTCCTGTTGATAGCATCGCACAAGGCTCTTCTTCTATCGAGAGTTCGTTCGAGATGATAGAGCAAGGTGATGCGGCACTAATGGAACCGTCGCAGAATATTTCTTCTACCGAACGTGCTGTGGGTGGGTTGGCGTTGGTTCCAAGTACTGCTGCAGGCAACAGTTTCTGCAACAAACTGTTGCAGCACATTGTTACCTCGGTGAGTGGTGCGCGTAAGGGTGCAGTCGATTCAACGGCtgcaaacgaaagcaaaaaacagaACATTGGGGAAGGATCACTCGAAAGTCTTACCGCGGACGTTGCTATTCGTCGTGCATCGTCATCCTCCTGCTCGTCACTGACGATCGTACAGCAGGCAGCAGCTGGTGGAAGTCCCGTCCTTGCACGTAGCAACCGTTGTGCACCGTTCTCGTTTCGCGAGATACGGTCCGAGCTGTGTGCAGCCATGAAGATACCGAACCCGAAACCACCACGTACCCAAACAGcatcgtcgtcttcgtcgtcgaacattgccggtggtggtgtggctgCTTCTGCTGGTCGTTCGATCGAACGAACCCTGAGCGCTCCTGTCGCGGTACAAACACTCGAATCGAGCGCCGGGAGCATTGAGAACGCAGGGTTTGCGTCTTTCGCTGCCGATACTATCACCTCCACTAGTACCAACGCGTCTACTGCTAACGGATCGTTCTTACCAACGCTCAATCGATCGCAGTCCGATCGCCAGCTAGGCGATGATCATCGGTCTgctgctggccaccggcgATCGGGACACTGA